One Brassica napus cultivar Da-Ae unplaced genomic scaffold, Da-Ae ScsIHWf_168;HRSCAF=305, whole genome shotgun sequence genomic window carries:
- the LOC106451100 gene encoding vacuolar protein-sorting-associated protein 37 homolog 2 isoform X2 → MFNFWGSKEQLGESRPSSSEPSPQQPWYSPSLVTSPSSSRPQSSGGQIPSHVSPGEAAGIIALLKDKSVDELGKLLTDKNAYQQFLNSLDQVSIQNNIREELRKETLHLARENLEKEPQIVELRNQCRIIRTSELATAQEKLNELENQRDEILRFYSPGSLLHRLQDAMKKGDEESEELQQKYMEKEIDTAAFVQKYKKLRSMYHRRALIHLAAKTSSMG, encoded by the exons ATGTTCAATTTCTG GGGATCAAAGGAGCAACTTGGGGAGTCTCGCCCTTCTTCTTCGGAACCATCTCCACAGCAACCTTGGTATTCTCCGTCTCTTGTCACCTCTCCTAGCTCATCCAGGCCTCAGTCATCAGGAGGGCAGATCCCATCACATGTTTCGCCAGGTGAAGCTGCCGGCATTATTGCTCTTTTGAAAGACAAAAG TGTGGATGAGCTCGGGAAGCTTCTGACTGACAAGAATGCGTACCAACAGTTCTTGAACTCGCTTGACCAGGTCTCTATTCAAAACAAC ATCAGAGAAGAGCTACGCAAAGAGACATTACATCTAGCTA GAGAAAACTTGGAGAAGGAGCCACAGATAGTGGAGCTCAGAAACCAA TGTAGAATAATCCGTACAAGTGAGCTTGCAACTGCACAAGAGAAGCTCAATGAGCTTGAGAATCAAAGAGACGAGATCCTCAGATTCTACTCTCCTGGTTCTCTTCTTCATAGACTTCAAG ATGCAATGAAGAAGGGAGATGAAGAATCAGAGGAGCTGCAACAGAAGTATATGGAGAAGGAGATTGATACAGCAGCGTTTGTGCAGAAATACAAGAAGCTAAGAAGCATGTATCATCGTCGCGCTTTAATCCATCTCGCTGCAAAAACTTCATCCATGGGTTGA
- the LOC106451098 gene encoding E3 ubiquitin-protein ligase CHFR isoform X1 — translation MTTESGQSSGSKPSDDEAWAKLVPLDTRFSDIEIRRSDMVICSEIKPSSSERHEWCRITKNLGQGSATLHNKSSDAILVDEALIPKDGAVDIMSGSEIVPGPGGQGYLQYRFTVMPAPDSRSQLLKISIDPDHAKCSICLNVWHDVVTAAPCLHNFCNGCFSEWMRRSEARHQHVLCPQCRTTVQFVGRNHFLQNIQEDILKADTGLRRPAEDLAVLDSSSSIQSNLIIGSKRKRRFSTLVSPTLEERDSLRLQCPQCAATIGGYRCERHGAHLQCHLCRGMMPNRTNFQVPLHCMGCDRPFCGAYWSSQSVTHGESSTPVCSRDTFRPISERTVTRIPSITHEMNRHEQDITQRCIAKMGRTVQDVVAEWFSLFNDRQIDRSRMPLNHAESITVSTHVCNECYDKLVGFLLYWFRVTLIVDYFPADAAARENCWYGYACRTQHHNEEHARKRNHVCRPTRGNHPS, via the exons ATGACGACGGAATCAGGTCAATCCTCTGGTTCTAAACCCTCCGATGATGAAGCATGGGCCAAACTGG TTCCGTTGGACACTAGATTCTCTGACATCGAGATTAGGCGTAGTGATATGGTGATATGCTCTGAGATTAAACCATCTTCCTCGGAAAGACATGAATGGTGCAGAATCACTAAGAACTTGGGTCAAGGCTCTGCCACTTTACATAACAAAAG TTCGGATGCTATACTTGTTGACGAGGCTCTCATCCCCAAAGATGGTGCTGTCGATATAATGTCTGGATCCGAAATTGTTCCTGGCCCTGGAGGACAAG gTTACTTGCAGTACAGATTTACGGTAATGCCTGCTCCAGATTCAAGATCCCAGCTACTGAAG ATCTCCATAGATCCTGACCACGCAAAATGCAGTATCTGCTTAAACGTGTGGCATGATGTTGTCACAGCTGCGCCTTGCCTTCATAATTTCTG TAATGGCTGTTTCTCAGAATGGATGCGGAGATCTGAGGCGAGACATCAACATGTGCTGTGTCCACAGTGCAGAACAACCGTACAGTTTGTTGGGAGGAATCATTTCCTGCAAAACATACAAGAG GATATATTAAAAGCGGATACAGGACTGAGGCGGCCAGCTGAAGATCTCGCAGTGTTAGACTCATCTTCATCAATCCAATCAAATCTT ATCATTGGGAGCAAGAGAAAACGTCGTTTCAGTACGCTAGTCTCGCCCACACTTGAAGAAAGAGATAGCTTGCGTTTGCAATGCCCACAATGTG CTGCTACGATTGGTGGTTATCGGTGTGAACGCCATGGTGCACATCTGCAATGCCACCTGTGTAGAGGAATGATGCCTAATAGAACCAATTTCCAAGTGCCGTTACACT GCATGGGATGTGATAGGCCTTTTTGTGGTGCTTATTGGAGTTCCCAAAGTGTTACACATGGTGAATCATCTACTCCAGTCTGCAGTCGAGACACTTTCAGACCT ATCTCGGAACGCACAGTTACAAGGATTCCCTCCATAACCCATGAAATGAATCGCCATGAACAAGAT ATAACGCAAAGATGCATTGCTAAGATGGGGAGAACCGTGCAAGATGTTGTAGCAGAGTGGTTCAGTCTTTTCAACGACAGACAAATCG ACCGCTCTCGGATGCCACTCAATCATGCTGAGTCGATAACCGTGTCAACACATGTTTGCAA TGAGTGTTATGATAAGCTGGTGGGGTTCCTTTTATACTGGTTCCGTGTAACGCTTATCGTAGATTATTTTCCAGCTGATGCAGCAGCTAGAGAAAATTGTTGGTATGGATACGCATGTAGGACACAGCACCACAATGAAGAGCATGCTCGTAAACGTAACCATGTGTGTCGTCCTACCAGAGGGAACCATCCCTCTTAG
- the LOC106453452 gene encoding uncharacterized protein LOC106453452 encodes MGPKILVTILIIVSLFGLHQCYDPEHPIGLERCFKKFEGKPWQLEVLCCVKDPSNCFPGFETEKCIKCPPLRKGDAPSTSLGATPSPL; translated from the exons ATGGGTCCTAAAATATTGGTTACTATTCTCATTATTGTCTCTCTCTTTGGTCTCCACCAGT GTTATGATCCCGAACATCCGATTGGGCTAGAAAGATGCTTCAAAAAGTTTGAGGGAAAGCCATGGCAACTCGAGGTCTTGTGTTGTGTCAAAGATCCTTCTAACTGCTTCCCTGGATTCGAAACAGAAAAGTGTATCAAATGTCCGCCCCTACGCAAAGGTGACGCACCATCCACTTCGCTTGGTGCAACACCTTCTCCTCTATAa
- the LOC106451098 gene encoding E3 ubiquitin-protein ligase CHFR isoform X2 yields the protein MTTESGQSSGSKPSDDEAWAKLVPLDTRFSDIEIRRSDMVICSEIKPSSSERHEWCRITKNLGQGSATLHNKSSDAILVDEALIPKDGAVDIMSGSEIVPGPGGQGYLQYRFTVMPAPDSRSQLLKISIDPDHAKCSICLNVWHDVVTAAPCLHNFCNGCFSEWMRRSEARHQHVLCPQCRTTVQFVGRNHFLQNIQEDILKADTGLRRPAEDLAVLDSSSSIQSNLIIGSKRKRRFSTLVSPTLEERDSLRLQCPQCAATIGGYRCERHGAHLQCHLCRGMMPNRTNFQVPLHCMGCDRPFCGAYWSSQSVTHGESSTPVCSRDTFRPISERTVTRIPSITHEMNRHEQDITQRCIAKMGRTVQDVVAEWFSLFNDRQIDRSRMPLNHAESITVSTHVCN from the exons ATGACGACGGAATCAGGTCAATCCTCTGGTTCTAAACCCTCCGATGATGAAGCATGGGCCAAACTGG TTCCGTTGGACACTAGATTCTCTGACATCGAGATTAGGCGTAGTGATATGGTGATATGCTCTGAGATTAAACCATCTTCCTCGGAAAGACATGAATGGTGCAGAATCACTAAGAACTTGGGTCAAGGCTCTGCCACTTTACATAACAAAAG TTCGGATGCTATACTTGTTGACGAGGCTCTCATCCCCAAAGATGGTGCTGTCGATATAATGTCTGGATCCGAAATTGTTCCTGGCCCTGGAGGACAAG gTTACTTGCAGTACAGATTTACGGTAATGCCTGCTCCAGATTCAAGATCCCAGCTACTGAAG ATCTCCATAGATCCTGACCACGCAAAATGCAGTATCTGCTTAAACGTGTGGCATGATGTTGTCACAGCTGCGCCTTGCCTTCATAATTTCTG TAATGGCTGTTTCTCAGAATGGATGCGGAGATCTGAGGCGAGACATCAACATGTGCTGTGTCCACAGTGCAGAACAACCGTACAGTTTGTTGGGAGGAATCATTTCCTGCAAAACATACAAGAG GATATATTAAAAGCGGATACAGGACTGAGGCGGCCAGCTGAAGATCTCGCAGTGTTAGACTCATCTTCATCAATCCAATCAAATCTT ATCATTGGGAGCAAGAGAAAACGTCGTTTCAGTACGCTAGTCTCGCCCACACTTGAAGAAAGAGATAGCTTGCGTTTGCAATGCCCACAATGTG CTGCTACGATTGGTGGTTATCGGTGTGAACGCCATGGTGCACATCTGCAATGCCACCTGTGTAGAGGAATGATGCCTAATAGAACCAATTTCCAAGTGCCGTTACACT GCATGGGATGTGATAGGCCTTTTTGTGGTGCTTATTGGAGTTCCCAAAGTGTTACACATGGTGAATCATCTACTCCAGTCTGCAGTCGAGACACTTTCAGACCT ATCTCGGAACGCACAGTTACAAGGATTCCCTCCATAACCCATGAAATGAATCGCCATGAACAAGAT ATAACGCAAAGATGCATTGCTAAGATGGGGAGAACCGTGCAAGATGTTGTAGCAGAGTGGTTCAGTCTTTTCAACGACAGACAAATCG ACCGCTCTCGGATGCCACTCAATCATGCTGAGTCGATAACCGTGTCAACACATGTTTGCAA CTGA
- the LOC106451100 gene encoding vacuolar protein-sorting-associated protein 37 homolog 2 isoform X1 → MFNFWGSKEQLGESRPSSSEPSPQQPWYSPSLVTSPSSSRPQSSGGQIPSHVSPGEAAGIIALLKDKSVDELGKLLTDKNAYQQFLNSLDQVSIQNNVSLSNHHHHSVLRTVESSLFTSIFLLNVHQIREELRKETLHLARENLEKEPQIVELRNQCRIIRTSELATAQEKLNELENQRDEILRFYSPGSLLHRLQDAMKKGDEESEELQQKYMEKEIDTAAFVQKYKKLRSMYHRRALIHLAAKTSSMG, encoded by the exons ATGTTCAATTTCTG GGGATCAAAGGAGCAACTTGGGGAGTCTCGCCCTTCTTCTTCGGAACCATCTCCACAGCAACCTTGGTATTCTCCGTCTCTTGTCACCTCTCCTAGCTCATCCAGGCCTCAGTCATCAGGAGGGCAGATCCCATCACATGTTTCGCCAGGTGAAGCTGCCGGCATTATTGCTCTTTTGAAAGACAAAAG TGTGGATGAGCTCGGGAAGCTTCTGACTGACAAGAATGCGTACCAACAGTTCTTGAACTCGCTTGACCAGGTCTCTATTCAAAACAACGTAAGTCTCtcaaaccatcatcatcattctgTCTTAAGAACTGTAGAATCGTCACTGTTTACAtctatttttcttcttaatgTTCACCAGATCAGAGAAGAGCTACGCAAAGAGACATTACATCTAGCTA GAGAAAACTTGGAGAAGGAGCCACAGATAGTGGAGCTCAGAAACCAA TGTAGAATAATCCGTACAAGTGAGCTTGCAACTGCACAAGAGAAGCTCAATGAGCTTGAGAATCAAAGAGACGAGATCCTCAGATTCTACTCTCCTGGTTCTCTTCTTCATAGACTTCAAG ATGCAATGAAGAAGGGAGATGAAGAATCAGAGGAGCTGCAACAGAAGTATATGGAGAAGGAGATTGATACAGCAGCGTTTGTGCAGAAATACAAGAAGCTAAGAAGCATGTATCATCGTCGCGCTTTAATCCATCTCGCTGCAAAAACTTCATCCATGGGTTGA